Proteins encoded by one window of Erysipelothrix rhusiopathiae:
- a CDS encoding prepilin peptidase — protein MNIIVYMVLTALFFTLGYNISRFVKDTVAWKQKRNNKIYKVFRPEDAHDALMNGIYVGAATLVAYTSFGLFEATVISVIAFLAVYGIRIDQRIRIIPNEMVLCVLVIGLIYQFVSNGFHGLSTGLIAMLLTGILFFATAFLTKAFSGSLGVGAGDIKLAIALSFMLGLPNILTFLIGIVLCLLIYIVIGFYTKTMYIGSTFPMCAQLMGGALFALYYPVISMLICSVLLGC, from the coding sequence GTGAATATTATTGTTTATATGGTTCTAACTGCTTTATTTTTTACACTAGGATACAACATTTCAAGATTTGTGAAAGATACTGTAGCTTGGAAACAAAAACGTAACAATAAGATCTATAAGGTCTTTCGTCCAGAAGATGCGCATGACGCATTGATGAATGGCATTTATGTCGGTGCAGCTACTTTAGTTGCATATACATCATTCGGATTGTTTGAAGCAACTGTTATTTCTGTAATTGCTTTCTTAGCAGTTTATGGTATTCGAATCGATCAACGAATTCGAATTATTCCAAATGAGATGGTCCTTTGTGTCCTTGTCATAGGTTTAATATATCAGTTTGTCTCAAATGGATTTCATGGATTGTCAACTGGACTTATAGCAATGCTATTAACAGGTATACTGTTCTTTGCTACAGCCTTCTTGACAAAAGCATTCTCTGGAAGTCTCGGTGTGGGAGCAGGCGATATAAAGCTTGCAATTGCATTATCATTTATGTTGGGATTACCTAATATTCTGACATTTCTAATAGGTATCGTACTTTGCTTGTTAATTTACATTGTTATCGGTTTTTACACCAAAACGATGTACATAGGTAGTACATTCCCCATGTGTGCACAATTAATGGGCGGTGCTTTATTCGCGCTGTATTACCCAGTCATCAGTATGTTGATTTGCAGTGTTCTGTTAGGATGTTAG
- a CDS encoding TadE/TadG family type IV pilus assembly protein: MIKKLKGESGQSVTEFALILPILIIMLALIMDVGKAVHAKVNLQYLTSEIQKVAVLYDEGGATGGVKDQSRFSSKEKTIETLINNNGTLDPKRLKYEIDLSDIEHRDFTRKIWSANDGGFIGHKNRTDIRYVTVTTTYDVPFSMYITKQVMGETLRLTETYSGLMYIGGDGDANVKVGQ, from the coding sequence ATGATAAAAAAACTTAAAGGTGAAAGTGGTCAAAGTGTTACGGAATTTGCTTTAATCCTTCCTATTCTCATAATTATGCTTGCTTTGATCATGGACGTTGGTAAAGCGGTGCATGCAAAGGTCAATTTACAATATCTAACCAGTGAAATTCAAAAGGTTGCGGTATTGTACGACGAAGGTGGTGCAACGGGTGGTGTAAAAGATCAATCCCGATTTAGCAGTAAAGAGAAGACGATTGAAACACTTATAAACAATAACGGTACACTTGACCCTAAACGCTTAAAATATGAAATTGATTTATCTGATATTGAGCATCGTGACTTTACGCGAAAAATTTGGAGCGCAAATGATGGTGGCTTTATCGGACATAAAAATAGAACTGATATACGTTATGTAACCGTAACAACAACTTATGATGTTCCTTTCTCAATGTATATTACAAAACAAGTAATGGGTGAGACACTTCGTCTAACAGAAACGTACAGTGGTTTAATGTACATAGGAGGCGATGGTGATGCAAATGTCAAAGTTGGTCAATAA
- a CDS encoding TadE/TadG family type IV pilus assembly protein, with translation MVNFKNEEDGNILIMFAFILMFLLGFVALSTDVVLAMNKKDKLTEVAYLVREARLDITEEMLHSQQGQQIALDNAHEILKRNGIDPSQFELVWNEQRGMSPNGNYMISLTGTIILRDVYKTTTLKALGIDEFPIKVELPVWQNFTDQQPIWDGRTPTINGVY, from the coding sequence ATGGTAAATTTTAAAAATGAAGAAGATGGAAATATTCTTATTATGTTTGCATTTATTTTAATGTTTCTATTGGGATTTGTTGCGCTTTCAACAGATGTTGTTTTAGCAATGAATAAAAAAGATAAATTAACTGAAGTAGCTTATTTGGTTCGTGAAGCACGTCTTGATATCACAGAAGAAATGTTGCATTCACAACAAGGTCAACAGATTGCATTGGATAATGCACATGAGATCCTAAAACGAAATGGTATTGATCCAAGTCAGTTTGAGTTGGTCTGGAATGAACAACGTGGTATGTCTCCAAACGGTAACTACATGATTAGTCTTACCGGAACGATTATTTTGCGTGATGTTTATAAAACGACGACTTTGAAAGCACTTGGAATTGATGAGTTCCCAATTAAAGTTGAATTACCTGTATGGCAAAACTTTACAGATCAACAACCAATTTGGGATGGTCGTACCCCAACCATTAATGGTGTTTATTAA
- a CDS encoding Flp family type IVb pilin: MITVNEFMDEESGQGMVEYGLILVLVSVVTVVVLKSIGSGYVKTMFETVADLVPKIN, encoded by the coding sequence ATGATAACCGTAAATGAATTTATGGACGAGGAGTCTGGACAAGGCATGGTTGAATACGGACTTATTCTCGTATTGGTTTCAGTAGTTACAGTAGTGGTGCTCAAATCTATCGGGAGTGGTTATGTTAAAACAATGTTTGAAACAGTCGCTGATCTAGTCCCTAAAATTAACTAG
- a CDS encoding P-loop NTPase: MELKVLVFAEDSVAQRLFPMLQDDEIRIVGKSNDENKVLDDISKTKPDIVLIYSSHESILQRVCQQIYLLRPKSVPVVLTQEYTSETMQKVMQTGVHYILPMQIDRSTLVQQLKGIHSNESSRLIALENSSTNNWKSKVITVFSSKGGVGRTTVAMNLAVKLAQKKLKVAILDFDLEFGEVATAMRIETKDTLAELLQEQASPNVDTIRKYMAVHPSGVNVLAAPNSPEFADNISVSQVEKIVSSLRSYYDYLIIDTSMGFNNINLSCFDLSSTIIYVTGMDIPTLRRTKKGLSIVTSLAGNEKIKLVVAKEEPGRVKPKDVSRVLEFPLWHTIPYDLKSSIDALNQGKPIAIDSPLSGVAKAYQVMADEIDQSDSPDEQEAGPAGLLAKFLPKPKEKPAKAKKGKRKKGGK; encoded by the coding sequence ATGGAGTTAAAAGTTTTAGTATTTGCTGAAGATAGTGTCGCTCAACGACTCTTTCCAATGCTACAAGATGATGAAATCCGCATCGTTGGTAAATCAAACGATGAGAACAAAGTCTTAGATGATATCTCAAAAACAAAACCAGATATTGTTCTAATCTATTCTTCTCACGAAAGTATTTTGCAACGTGTATGTCAACAAATTTATTTATTACGTCCTAAATCTGTACCCGTAGTTTTAACACAAGAATACACAAGTGAAACGATGCAGAAGGTTATGCAAACAGGTGTTCATTATATTTTACCGATGCAAATTGATCGTTCTACTTTAGTACAGCAATTAAAAGGAATTCATAGTAATGAGTCATCACGACTTATTGCATTAGAAAACAGTTCAACAAACAACTGGAAATCAAAAGTTATTACAGTTTTTAGTTCAAAAGGTGGTGTTGGTCGTACAACAGTAGCAATGAACTTGGCTGTGAAACTTGCTCAAAAGAAATTAAAAGTTGCGATTTTAGACTTTGATCTTGAATTTGGAGAAGTTGCAACGGCAATGCGTATTGAAACCAAAGATACACTTGCTGAGTTATTACAAGAACAAGCAAGTCCAAACGTAGATACCATCCGAAAATATATGGCTGTTCACCCTTCTGGTGTAAACGTGCTTGCTGCACCTAACAGTCCTGAATTTGCGGATAACATTTCAGTTTCACAAGTTGAAAAAATTGTATCGTCACTTCGTTCCTATTACGATTACCTAATTATTGATACGAGCATGGGATTTAATAACATTAACTTGTCATGTTTTGATTTGTCATCAACAATTATTTATGTAACAGGAATGGATATTCCAACATTACGTAGAACCAAAAAAGGATTGTCGATTGTAACCTCATTAGCAGGTAATGAAAAAATTAAATTGGTAGTTGCGAAAGAAGAACCTGGACGTGTTAAGCCAAAAGATGTTTCACGTGTCTTGGAATTCCCGCTATGGCATACCATCCCTTATGATTTAAAATCATCGATTGATGCTCTAAATCAAGGGAAACCGATTGCAATTGATTCACCATTATCCGGTGTTGCGAAAGCATACCAAGTTATGGCGGATGAAATTGATCAATCCGATTCACCGGATGAACAAGAAGCGGGTCCTGCGGGACTTCTTGCTAAATTTTTACCAAAACCTAAAGAAAAACCTGCTAAAGCAAAAAAAGGTAAACGAAAAAAAGGTGGTAAATAA
- a CDS encoding CpaF family protein, translated as MKLSERLERAKATEGGGSGDGLAFMPGVFEVDAEPQVDQFKDLKAIIHRETIDAYNTRIQDNHGDKEGIDVREIITECLTQRAEAMTKAKREQLIQEIFDDVTGLGPLEVLIRDEDISEIMVNGPNTVYIERKGRLELSNVFFRDDAHVAQIINRIVSPLGRRCDEANPMVDARLPDGSRVNAIVPPVALSGPTITIRKFNSTPLQISDLIGFNSISFGMAAFLEACVKGRCNVVVSGGTGSGKTTLLNVLSSFIPETERIVTIEDAAEIQLMQNHVITLEARPANVEGKGAVTIRDMVKNSLRMRPDRIIIGEVRSGEALDMLQAMNTGHDGSLATGHANTPRDMVSRLETMVMMSGMDLPIKAIREQISSAINIIVQQTRLRDGSRKVVAITEVTGMEGEIVTLQDIFVFKQEGYDAAGKVKGKFMATGIRPYIIDTLEANGILVKDEWFQK; from the coding sequence ATGAAGTTATCAGAACGCTTAGAACGTGCTAAAGCAACTGAAGGTGGCGGCTCGGGTGATGGACTAGCGTTTATGCCTGGTGTATTTGAAGTTGATGCCGAACCTCAAGTTGACCAATTTAAAGATTTAAAAGCAATTATTCACCGTGAAACGATTGATGCGTATAATACACGAATTCAGGACAATCACGGTGATAAAGAAGGAATTGATGTTCGTGAAATTATTACGGAATGCTTAACACAACGTGCAGAAGCAATGACGAAAGCAAAGCGCGAACAATTAATTCAAGAAATTTTTGACGATGTTACGGGACTTGGACCTTTAGAAGTTCTAATCCGTGATGAAGATATTTCTGAAATCATGGTTAACGGTCCGAATACGGTTTATATTGAACGTAAAGGTCGTCTTGAGTTATCCAACGTTTTCTTTAGAGATGATGCTCACGTAGCTCAAATTATTAACCGTATTGTTTCACCATTAGGTCGTCGATGTGATGAAGCAAACCCAATGGTTGATGCGCGTTTACCGGATGGTTCTCGTGTTAATGCCATTGTTCCGCCTGTAGCTTTAAGTGGGCCAACAATTACAATTCGTAAATTTAATTCAACACCACTGCAAATCAGTGACTTAATTGGATTTAATTCGATTTCATTTGGTATGGCTGCTTTTCTTGAAGCATGTGTTAAAGGACGCTGTAACGTTGTGGTTTCTGGAGGTACTGGTTCTGGGAAAACAACATTACTTAACGTTCTTTCAAGCTTTATTCCTGAAACAGAACGTATTGTAACCATCGAAGATGCGGCTGAAATTCAGTTAATGCAAAATCATGTTATTACACTTGAAGCACGTCCAGCTAACGTTGAAGGTAAGGGTGCTGTAACCATTCGAGATATGGTAAAGAACTCCCTCCGTATGCGTCCTGACCGTATTATTATTGGTGAGGTTCGTTCCGGTGAAGCGCTTGACATGTTACAAGCGATGAATACAGGTCACGATGGCTCTCTTGCTACAGGTCACGCGAATACACCTAGGGATATGGTTTCACGTCTTGAAACGATGGTTATGATGTCAGGAATGGATCTGCCTATTAAAGCGATCCGTGAACAAATTTCATCTGCGATCAACATCATTGTTCAACAAACCCGTCTTCGTGATGGTTCACGTAAAGTTGTTGCGATCACAGAGGTTACAGGTATGGAGGGTGAAATTGTTACACTCCAAGACATCTTCGTTTTCAAACAAGAAGGCTATGATGCTGCAGGTAAAGTTAAAGGTAAATTTATGGCAACGGGTATTCGTCCATACATCATTGATACATTAGAAGCGAATGGTATCCTTGTGAAAGATGAGTGGTTCCAAAAATAA
- a CDS encoding TadE family protein: MQMSKLVNKSKKEKGQAMVEFAIVLPLFLLIVCFLIDVSWVVYNKVQFDYSLRKMAIQLDLGPQQKHALHTNQSYIVDGGWANTHIRDMYEKNIKEMGAPIDVSRVTIENSRIAVLAGKREFNYGVPDGTDKDRANSKFKTTTMEIASDVKYKVYPVTPFSKPFLKDGVELKNNLYKIRRIELVGGKNQQW; this comes from the coding sequence ATGCAAATGTCAAAGTTGGTCAATAAATCTAAAAAAGAAAAAGGTCAGGCAATGGTGGAATTTGCGATTGTGCTGCCACTTTTTCTATTGATTGTCTGCTTTTTAATTGATGTGAGCTGGGTGGTTTATAACAAAGTGCAGTTTGATTACTCACTACGTAAAATGGCCATTCAATTGGATCTTGGTCCTCAACAAAAACATGCGCTCCATACGAATCAAAGTTATATCGTAGATGGAGGTTGGGCAAATACTCATATTCGAGACATGTATGAAAAAAATATCAAAGAAATGGGTGCACCCATTGATGTAAGTCGCGTAACGATTGAAAATAGTCGTATAGCGGTACTTGCTGGTAAACGCGAATTCAATTATGGTGTTCCAGATGGTACGGATAAAGATCGCGCAAACAGTAAATTTAAGACAACAACAATGGAAATTGCGTCGGATGTAAAATACAAAGTTTACCCTGTTACACCTTTCTCAAAGCCATTCCTCAAAGATGGTGTTGAGTTGAAAAATAATCTTTACAAAATTAGAAGAATTGAGTTAGTAGGGGGTAAGAATCAACAATGGTAA
- a CDS encoding DUF192 domain-containing protein — MIKNLEIASNFGTRFKGLMLRKEINEDQGMLFLHCARVHTCFMKFDICVIYLDKDFNIIDHEIIKPWRLGKKVKGARHLVEASPQIVASLSDITFNELIMKEG, encoded by the coding sequence ATGATAAAAAACCTCGAAATTGCATCTAACTTTGGAACACGTTTCAAAGGATTGATGTTAAGAAAAGAAATCAATGAAGATCAAGGAATGTTATTTCTTCATTGTGCACGTGTTCATACTTGTTTTATGAAGTTTGACATTTGTGTAATTTACCTAGACAAAGACTTTAATATTATTGACCATGAAATAATAAAACCTTGGCGTCTCGGTAAAAAAGTAAAAGGTGCGCGACATTTAGTTGAAGCGTCACCCCAAATAGTAGCATCACTTAGTGATATTACATTTAATGAATTAATTATGAAGGAGGGATAA
- the cpaB gene encoding Flp pilus assembly protein CpaB translates to MDKNKLISVVVAAGVFLLALMNPIQGLKKEIPKKDLTQVVVALKPLTAQTRITQDMIEVKNVHKDAAPEGAFADAERVVGKVTTTKMSVGDMFTGEKVEVVGQGSSGLSTVLTDNMRAYTVKLEGQYGMQGLIRVGNKIDIITVLDSDLPEDTLQKYDYLKKNYPQLYAGSVETAVDGKERIPVLGLKEKKAVLLLQNKEVLAIDQDTLPDDKKVADKMYTTVTLAVSAEDALKLAVSESVGTNRAILRSHDHDKVDKVPGVITGDLLK, encoded by the coding sequence TTGGATAAGAATAAATTAATTTCTGTAGTTGTAGCTGCAGGTGTATTTCTTTTAGCGTTAATGAACCCAATCCAAGGTTTAAAAAAGGAAATACCGAAGAAAGATTTAACGCAAGTTGTTGTAGCACTTAAACCCCTTACAGCACAAACTCGAATTACTCAAGATATGATCGAAGTTAAAAATGTTCATAAAGATGCTGCACCTGAAGGTGCTTTTGCGGATGCTGAACGTGTTGTTGGAAAAGTTACAACTACAAAGATGTCCGTTGGCGATATGTTTACCGGTGAAAAGGTAGAGGTAGTGGGTCAAGGATCAAGTGGATTAAGTACTGTCCTTACAGACAATATGCGTGCTTATACTGTTAAACTTGAAGGTCAATACGGGATGCAAGGGTTAATTCGTGTTGGAAATAAAATTGATATCATTACTGTATTAGATAGTGATTTGCCAGAAGATACACTTCAAAAATATGATTATTTGAAGAAGAATTATCCTCAATTGTATGCAGGATCTGTTGAAACTGCAGTTGATGGTAAAGAACGCATTCCTGTTCTTGGTTTAAAAGAAAAGAAAGCAGTGCTCCTTTTACAAAATAAAGAAGTTCTTGCAATTGATCAAGACACCTTACCGGATGATAAAAAAGTAGCGGATAAGATGTACACAACTGTAACATTAGCGGTTTCTGCTGAAGACGCACTGAAATTAGCTGTTTCTGAATCAGTAGGTACTAACCGTGCAATCTTAAGAAGTCATGATCATGACAAGGTTGATAAAGTTCCTGGTGTTATCACAGGCGATTTATTGAAATAG
- a CDS encoding Flp family type IVb pilin: MKNFLFNEESGQGMVEYGLILVLVSVVVIVVMKTLGTNLKGIFENVGKELQAGKGA, translated from the coding sequence ATGAAAAACTTTTTATTCAATGAAGAATCAGGACAAGGTATGGTTGAATACGGTCTTATCTTAGTTCTTGTTTCAGTAGTAGTTATCGTTGTTATGAAGACTTTAGGTACAAACCTAAAAGGAATCTTCGAAAACGTAGGTAAAGAATTACAAGCAGGTAAAGGCGCTTAG
- a CDS encoding type II secretion system F family protein, producing the protein MIKAITGAIFAYVFVDFVMSVLTGKSLVIKKRLDETKNSSSQKHGSDDILDKTFQERFLQPIVDKLIHAVSTMLPVKAESQLKLADRLLKAGITTNPKDYRAMNVIIIVGFGLVGLYLAITSHQRGFSRIMYMMMGMAGGYVYRRYSLEGKITKRKKIIKGQLPEVMDILSVSVVAGLSFDQALGHVTTKAEGPLIEEFRICQREIMLGKPRKEALNRLSERTEIEEVKSFTNAIIQADELGISLQNVLMSQSQMIRTSHRQDVEERAAKIPVKILIPMVLFIFPVIFIILLGPAVPTIIDALGGR; encoded by the coding sequence ATGATAAAAGCAATTACAGGAGCAATCTTTGCGTATGTCTTCGTAGATTTTGTAATGAGTGTCTTAACAGGAAAGTCACTTGTTATTAAAAAACGATTGGATGAAACAAAGAATTCGAGCTCACAAAAACATGGTTCTGATGACATTTTAGATAAAACGTTCCAAGAACGTTTCTTACAACCGATTGTTGATAAGTTGATTCATGCCGTATCAACAATGCTCCCGGTTAAAGCAGAATCTCAATTAAAACTTGCAGATCGTTTGCTTAAAGCGGGGATTACAACGAATCCTAAAGATTACCGTGCGATGAATGTTATTATTATTGTCGGTTTTGGATTAGTTGGACTTTATCTTGCTATTACATCCCATCAACGTGGGTTTTCTCGCATTATGTATATGATGATGGGGATGGCTGGTGGATACGTATATCGTCGTTATTCACTAGAGGGAAAGATAACAAAACGTAAAAAAATTATCAAAGGACAATTACCTGAAGTTATGGATATTTTAAGTGTTTCTGTTGTTGCGGGTTTAAGTTTTGACCAAGCACTCGGACATGTTACAACCAAAGCAGAAGGACCGTTGATTGAAGAGTTTCGTATTTGTCAACGGGAGATTATGTTGGGGAAACCTCGTAAAGAGGCATTAAACCGACTATCAGAACGAACTGAAATTGAAGAGGTAAAATCATTTACCAACGCTATTATTCAAGCAGATGAACTTGGGATTTCACTCCAAAATGTTTTAATGAGTCAGTCTCAAATGATTCGTACTTCACACCGTCAGGATGTTGAAGAACGCGCTGCGAAGATTCCAGTTAAAATTCTAATTCCAATGGTACTCTTTATTTTCCCTGTTATCTTTATTATTCTGCTCGGACCTGCTGTGCCGACAATTATTGACGCATTGGGAGGCCGATAA
- a CDS encoding type II secretion system F family protein — translation MAACLSYITLVVLQFVLNLIYHRFIMLKDRLDLIEKQSLYGYSKKSKKDQKKEKQSISIEVPEKLKENLLMAGINLRPDEFLKMWLGLAAFAVVICVALDKGMIVTLFAFAAALIGPPMYIKIKRKQRIGKFSQQLGDALLILSNSLRAGFTFEQALASIAKDLPDPIGPEFLKVCREVELGENIEKSLAAVSTRMESEEMKLMNTAVSIQRQVGGNLADVLDNIGEAIRERITIQKNIKALTAQGDVSAKVIAGLPVVVLVLISMVNKEYMEPVFTTPFGYALLGVSATLEIMGYAMIKKITNIEM, via the coding sequence ATGGCAGCATGCCTTAGTTACATTACGCTTGTTGTCCTACAATTTGTATTAAATTTGATTTATCATCGCTTCATAATGTTAAAAGACCGTTTGGACTTAATCGAAAAACAAAGTTTATACGGTTATTCAAAAAAATCAAAAAAAGATCAGAAAAAAGAAAAACAATCCATCAGTATTGAAGTTCCAGAAAAATTAAAAGAAAATCTCTTAATGGCTGGAATTAACTTACGACCGGATGAATTTCTGAAAATGTGGTTAGGACTTGCTGCGTTTGCAGTTGTAATTTGTGTTGCACTTGATAAAGGGATGATTGTTACATTATTCGCTTTCGCTGCAGCACTTATTGGTCCACCGATGTATATTAAAATTAAAAGAAAACAACGAATTGGTAAATTTAGTCAACAATTAGGTGATGCATTATTAATTCTTTCCAATAGTTTACGTGCAGGTTTTACCTTTGAACAAGCACTTGCAAGTATTGCGAAAGACTTACCGGATCCAATTGGTCCTGAGTTTCTTAAAGTGTGTCGTGAAGTTGAATTGGGAGAGAATATTGAAAAATCTCTAGCCGCTGTATCAACACGCATGGAATCCGAAGAAATGAAATTGATGAACACTGCTGTTAGTATTCAAAGACAAGTAGGGGGTAACCTTGCGGATGTCTTGGATAATATTGGTGAAGCGATTCGAGAACGGATTACAATTCAGAAAAATATTAAGGCTCTAACAGCACAAGGGGATGTATCTGCGAAAGTAATTGCGGGTTTACCTGTTGTCGTTCTAGTCTTAATTTCAATGGTTAATAAAGAATATATGGAGCCAGTATTCACAACTCCATTTGGTTATGCATTGCTTGGTGTTAGTGCAACCCTTGAAATCATGGGTTATGCGATGATCAAGAAAATAACAAATATTGAGATGTAG